From a region of the Lactuca sativa cultivar Salinas chromosome 4, Lsat_Salinas_v11, whole genome shotgun sequence genome:
- the LOC111891514 gene encoding uncharacterized protein LOC111891514 translates to MGDTPPESSSKTNVVDFDDPLFLHPSDHSVTTIISFKLLGTENFRVWKSSMTRALKARNKQGFIEGTELKDNKDAIKSLKWDRVNAIVCSWIVNSLSESIYIGHACSEFALDVWNELCETHFKADGSVVFNIHQQINGLT, encoded by the coding sequence ATGGGTGATACACCACCAGAATCATCTAGTAAAACtaatgttgttgattttgatgatCCTCTTTTTTTACATCCATCGGATCATTCTGTAACAACTATTATAAGTTTCAAATTGCTTGGTACTGAAAACTTTAGGGTTtggaaaagttcaatgactagGGCTCTTAAAGCCAGGAACAAACAAGGTTTTATAGAAGGTACTGAATTAAAAGATAATAAGGATGCTATTAAATCTCTAAAGTGGGACAGAGTTAATGCTATTGTATGTTCTTGGATTGTTAACTCACTTTCTGAATCTATTTACATTGGGCATGCTTGTTCTGAGTTTGCTTTAGATGTTTGGAATGAACTTTGTGAAACTCATTTTAAGGCTGATGGTTCTGTTGTTTTTAACATTCATCAACAAATTAATGGGCTCACATAA